The genomic window CCGTGGCTATGGGCTTGTGTTTGGCCAGAACGAGCGCAAAGCGATTTCGATGGCCCTGGTGGATCGTGCCATGCGCGCCAATGAAATGGGCGAACAGATCATGGGCCCGGCACAGGACAGCGAGTTCGTGATGGAACATAGCGACAATGTCCAGTCCACCGGCTTTGTCGAACATATCAAGCTGCCACACTATGTCGATTTTCAGGGCGAACTTGAACTGGTGCGCCGCATGCGCGCCGAGGTCGAAGAACGTCTGGCGAAAGCCGAAGCTGAAAATGGCAAATCCCAACCCGAGGCCGCGGAGTAATCCCATGGAACAGACTGTCAAAAATCCGGCCGACGGGGCACCGGACTATAATTTTGCCTATCTTGATGAACAGACCAAACGCATGATCCGGCGTGCCCTACTTAAGGCCGTGGCGATCCCGGGCTACCAGGTGCCGTTTGCCGGGCGCGAAATGCCGATGCCGTATGGCTGGGGTACGGGCGGCGTTCAGGTAACAGCCGCCGTAATCGGCCCGAATGATACGCTTAAGGTCATTGACCAGGGGGCGGATGACACCACCAACGCGGTTTCCATCCGTCAGTTCTTTGCCAAGACCGCGCAAGTGGCCACCACGGAAAAAACCGCCGAGGCATCGATCATTCAGACGCGTCACCGCATTCCGGAAAAGGAACTGCGCGAAGATCAGGTGCTGGTCTATCAGGTGCCGATCCCCGAACCGCTTCGCTTCCTTGAACCGCGCGAAACCGAAACGCGCAAAATGCACGCGCTTGAAGAATACGGTCTGATGCATGTGAAGCTTTATGAAGATATCTCACGTCATGGTCATATCGCGACGACCTATGCCTATCCGGTGATGGTCGATGATCGCTATGTGATGGACCCGTCGCCGACGCCAAAGTTCGACAACCCGAAAATGAACAATATGGCGGCCCTTCAGCTTTTCGGGGCTGGTCGCGAAAAGCGCATTTATGCCCTGCCGCCCTACACCAAGGTCAAAAGCCTCGATTTCGAGGATCATCCGTTCGAAGTCCAGACCTGGGAAGACGAATGCGGCATGTGCGGTGCGCGCGACAGTTATCTTGATGAGGTTATCCTCGATGATCAGGGGAACCGGATGTTTGTCTGCTCAGACACCGATTACTGCGCGGAACGACAGGAAGCCGGCCATCGCGGCCCGCAACATCATGACCAACCCCTAGGTAGCGCAGATCGCGGAAAGGCAGCAGAATAATGACCCAGATGAACGAACCGCTTCTGCGCGTTGACAACCTGACCATGATGTATGGCGACCGCGTTGGCTGCAAAGATGTCAGCTTTGAACTCCGCCCCGGTGAAGTTCTTGGCATCGTTGGCGAGTCCGGATCTGGCAAGTCCACTTTGCTGCGCAGCATTTCCGCCCAGCAGGAACCGACCAGGGGGACGGTTGAATATCAGACCCGCATTGATGGCGTGCGCGATGTGTATCAAATGTCCGAAGCCCAGCGTCGCCTTTTGATGCGCACCGATTGGGCCTTTGTGAATCAGAACCCGCGTGATGGTCTGCGCATGAATGTCAGTGCCGGGGCCAACATTGGCGAACGACTGATGGCGATTGGTGACCGTCATTACGGCAACATCCGCAGCAATGCGGACAGCTGGCTTGGCAAGGTTGAAATCGCGTCAGAACGCCTTGATGACCTGCCATCGACCTTTTCGGGCGGCATGCAGCAACGTTTGCAGATTGCCCGCAACCTCGTAACCAGCCCGCGCCTCGTCTTTATGGACGAACCCACGGGTGGGCTTGATGTCTCTGTTCAGGCCAGATTGCTCGATCTGCTGCGCGGGCTGGTTCACGACCTTAATCTTGCGGTGATCATCGTCACCCACGATTTGGCAGTGGCACGACTTCTTTCGCACCGGCTGATGGTGATGCAACAGGGCAAGGTCATTGAACATGGCCTGACCGATCAGGTCCTTGACGACCCGCAGCATCCCTATACGCAGCTGCTTGTTTCTTCCATTCTGCAAAACTGACCGGGGCGAAGAAAATGTCTGAAATGCTTCATGCTCAAAACGTTGCCAAAAGCTTTACCCTGCACACACAGGGCAGCGTGACCATCCCGGTTTTCGAAGGTGTTGAATTCATGCTTTCGGCGAGCGAATGCATCGCGCTGACCGGTGAATCCGGTTCGGGGAAAAGTACCTTTATGCGCATGCTTTATGCCAATTACACATGCTCTCACGGCTCCATCAAGGTGTTCCACGATGGCGACTGGCTGGATATCACCACCGCCAGCCCGCATTCGATACTGGAAATCCGCAAGCGCACGCTGGGATATGTTTCGCAGTTCCTGCGCGTGATCCCGCGTGTGCCGACCCTTGATATCGTTGCCGAACCGCTGGTGGCCCTTGGCACGGATCGCAAGACCGCCACTGACAAGGCACGTGATCTTTTGACCCGCCTTCGCATCCCGGAACGTTTGTGGCAGCTTTCGCCGCTGACCTTTTCAGGTGGGGAACAGCAACGGGTGAATATTGCGCGTGGCTTTATTGCCGATTATCCGATCATGCTACTCGATGAACCGACCGCATCGCTTGACGCCCAAAATCGCGCCACAGTTCTGGCGCTGATTGAAGAAGCCAAAAGCCGTGGGGCCGCGATTGCCGGTATTTTCCATGACCACGAAACCCGTGACGCCGTCTGCACCGGGTCGTTTGATGTGACTTCGTTTAAAGTTGGGGCCAATGACTGAACAGATTTTTACCAATGCCAAACTCGTTCTGGCCAACGAAGTCATTGATGGCGCCGTGCAGGTCAAGGACGGAAAGATCAGCGATATTTCTGATCGACCGTCCAACATCCCGGGCGCAGAGGACATGGGTGGCGATTATCTGATGCCGGGCCTGGTCGAGTTGCATACCGACAATCTCGACAAACATCTGACGCCGCGCCCCAAGACCCGCTGGCCGGCGACAGCCGCCGTTGTCGCGCATGACAACCAAGTTGCGAGTGCCGGGATCACCACCGTGTTTGATGCAGTATCCATCGGTGACGTCAATGAAGGCTCAGAACGCATTGTCAGACTGATTGAATCGGTCCATGCCCTTGAACACGCGCTGGAAAATGAATTGCTGCGTGCGGATCATAAACTGCATCTGCGCTGCGAAACATCATTCCCCGGCATGGTCGAGGCCCTTGGTCAATTGATCGACCTGCCACTGGTCAGCATGCTTTCGGTGATGGATCACACACCGGGCCAGCGCCAGTTCGTCAGCCTTGATGCCTATTACACCTACTATCAGGGCAAATATGGCCTGAACGACGAGGAAATGCGCAAATTCATCGCCACCCGCCGTCGCGATGCAGAGCTTTATTCCGAAAAGCATCGCCGTCATGTGGTAGAGCAGGCCCATGCCAAGGGCCTGGCCCTTGCCAGCCATGATGACGCCACAGCCGAACACGTCGCCGAGGCGGTTGCAGACAAAATGACCGTGGCTGAATTCCCAACCACCCTTGAGGCTGCCAAGGCATCGCATGAAGGTGGGCTTGGTGTCATGATGGGGGGCCCGAACCTTGTGCGCGGCGGATCGCATAGCGGCAATGTTGCGGCAGGCGAGCTGGCAAAACATGGCTATCTCGACATCATATCAAGCGACTATGTTCCGCACAGTCTTTTGCACGGCGCGATGAAGCTGTTCGACGAGTTCGAAGGTTACGATCTGCCACGCGCCATTCGCACCGTGTCGCTTAATCCGGCGACCCAGGTCGGGCTTGATGATCGGGGCGAGATCGCGGTTGG from Thalassospira sp. ER-Se-21-Dark includes these protein-coding regions:
- a CDS encoding alpha-D-ribose 1-methylphosphonate 5-phosphate C-P-lyase PhnJ, whose product is MEQTVKNPADGAPDYNFAYLDEQTKRMIRRALLKAVAIPGYQVPFAGREMPMPYGWGTGGVQVTAAVIGPNDTLKVIDQGADDTTNAVSIRQFFAKTAQVATTEKTAEASIIQTRHRIPEKELREDQVLVYQVPIPEPLRFLEPRETETRKMHALEEYGLMHVKLYEDISRHGHIATTYAYPVMVDDRYVMDPSPTPKFDNPKMNNMAALQLFGAGREKRIYALPPYTKVKSLDFEDHPFEVQTWEDECGMCGARDSYLDEVILDDQGNRMFVCSDTDYCAERQEAGHRGPQHHDQPLGSADRGKAAE
- the phnK gene encoding phosphonate C-P lyase system protein PhnK; translation: MTQMNEPLLRVDNLTMMYGDRVGCKDVSFELRPGEVLGIVGESGSGKSTLLRSISAQQEPTRGTVEYQTRIDGVRDVYQMSEAQRRLLMRTDWAFVNQNPRDGLRMNVSAGANIGERLMAIGDRHYGNIRSNADSWLGKVEIASERLDDLPSTFSGGMQQRLQIARNLVTSPRLVFMDEPTGGLDVSVQARLLDLLRGLVHDLNLAVIIVTHDLAVARLLSHRLMVMQQGKVIEHGLTDQVLDDPQHPYTQLLVSSILQN
- the phnL gene encoding phosphonate C-P lyase system protein PhnL — protein: MSEMLHAQNVAKSFTLHTQGSVTIPVFEGVEFMLSASECIALTGESGSGKSTFMRMLYANYTCSHGSIKVFHDGDWLDITTASPHSILEIRKRTLGYVSQFLRVIPRVPTLDIVAEPLVALGTDRKTATDKARDLLTRLRIPERLWQLSPLTFSGGEQQRVNIARGFIADYPIMLLDEPTASLDAQNRATVLALIEEAKSRGAAIAGIFHDHETRDAVCTGSFDVTSFKVGAND
- a CDS encoding alpha-D-ribose 1-methylphosphonate 5-triphosphate diphosphatase, with amino-acid sequence MTEQIFTNAKLVLANEVIDGAVQVKDGKISDISDRPSNIPGAEDMGGDYLMPGLVELHTDNLDKHLTPRPKTRWPATAAVVAHDNQVASAGITTVFDAVSIGDVNEGSERIVRLIESVHALEHALENELLRADHKLHLRCETSFPGMVEALGQLIDLPLVSMLSVMDHTPGQRQFVSLDAYYTYYQGKYGLNDEEMRKFIATRRRDAELYSEKHRRHVVEQAHAKGLALASHDDATAEHVAEAVADKMTVAEFPTTLEAAKASHEGGLGVMMGGPNLVRGGSHSGNVAAGELAKHGYLDIISSDYVPHSLLHGAMKLFDEFEGYDLPRAIRTVSLNPATQVGLDDRGEIAVGKRGDLIRVHHSPHHPIVRGVWREGVRVS